The Plantibacter sp. Leaf314 genome includes a window with the following:
- a CDS encoding YaaA family protein, with translation MLILLPPSETKRDGGDGPALDTALLRFPGLSSSRNDVVGAVVSLAADEAATVKALKLGPKQLGEVQRNRVAATSATMPAIDRYTGVLFDALDAATLSVDARRFAAAHLVVHSALLGPVGALDSIPAYRLSHDSRLPGFVLKRHWAVPVARELDAVPGVLLDLRSEGYAALGPVPDRDGAVYLRVLTVGDDGRRRALNHFNKQGKGRFARALLEAGVDHPDVGSLLDWARSSGWVLDVHARAADGRVTELALVV, from the coding sequence GTGCTGATCCTCCTTCCCCCTTCGGAGACGAAGCGGGACGGCGGCGACGGACCAGCCCTGGACACCGCCTTGCTGCGGTTTCCAGGGCTTTCGTCGTCCCGGAACGATGTCGTCGGAGCCGTGGTGTCGCTCGCTGCCGATGAGGCCGCGACGGTGAAGGCCCTGAAGCTCGGCCCCAAACAGCTCGGCGAGGTCCAGCGCAACCGCGTGGCCGCGACGTCCGCGACGATGCCGGCGATCGACCGGTACACGGGGGTGCTGTTCGACGCGCTCGATGCAGCCACGCTCTCCGTGGACGCGAGACGCTTCGCTGCTGCGCACCTGGTGGTGCACTCGGCGTTGCTCGGCCCGGTCGGCGCGCTCGATTCCATTCCGGCGTACCGGCTCTCCCACGACTCCAGGCTCCCCGGGTTCGTCCTGAAACGTCACTGGGCGGTGCCGGTCGCGCGCGAGCTGGACGCCGTCCCGGGTGTCCTGCTGGACCTGCGCTCGGAAGGCTACGCGGCGCTCGGGCCGGTGCCGGATCGCGACGGTGCCGTGTACCTGCGTGTGCTCACGGTCGGCGACGATGGCCGCCGTCGCGCGCTCAACCACTTCAACAAGCAGGGCAAGGGCCGGTTCGCCCGCGCGCTGTTGGAGGCCGGTGTCGACCACCCTGATGTCGGCTCGTTGCTCGACTGGGCGCGATCGTCCGGATGGGTGCTCGACGTCCACGCGCGTGCCGCCGACGGTCGGGTGACCGAGCTCGCCCTCGTCGTCTGA
- a CDS encoding DNA-3-methyladenine glycosylase I produces the protein MTGSASLVLGTDGLPRCAWAGTDPEYQRYHDEEWGVPLHGQRQVFEKISLEGFQAGLSWITILRKRPAFRERFHDFDLEAVAGMTEADVESLLEDARIIRHRGKVNAVIGNARTALELGDDLDELLWSFAPPPRPIRFAQWSDVPAITPESTALSAHLRKRGYRFVGPTTMYALMQSGGLVDDHLVGCWRSESAP, from the coding sequence ATGACCGGCTCAGCATCCCTCGTCCTCGGAACCGACGGACTCCCCCGCTGCGCCTGGGCCGGCACCGATCCGGAATACCAGCGGTACCACGACGAGGAGTGGGGCGTCCCGCTGCACGGCCAACGGCAGGTCTTCGAGAAGATCAGCCTCGAGGGGTTCCAAGCGGGCCTGTCGTGGATCACGATCCTGCGGAAGCGGCCCGCGTTCCGCGAGCGGTTCCACGACTTCGACCTCGAGGCTGTCGCAGGCATGACGGAGGCGGATGTCGAGAGCCTTCTCGAGGACGCCCGGATCATCCGGCACCGCGGGAAGGTCAACGCGGTCATCGGCAATGCCCGCACCGCCCTCGAGCTGGGCGACGACCTGGACGAGCTCCTCTGGAGCTTCGCTCCACCTCCTCGTCCGATACGGTTCGCACAGTGGAGCGACGTCCCGGCGATCACCCCGGAATCCACCGCGCTCAGCGCCCACCTGCGGAAGCGCGGCTACCGGTTCGTGGGCCCGACGACGATGTACGCCCTCATGCAGTCCGGCGGCCTCGTCGACGACCACCTCGTCGGCTGCTGGCGCTCCGAGAGTGCGCCCTGA